One segment of Polypterus senegalus isolate Bchr_013 chromosome 8, ASM1683550v1, whole genome shotgun sequence DNA contains the following:
- the mcm10 gene encoding protein MCM10 homolog isoform X2 → MEGDADLDLLTSLIEENEAASFGCEDGLEKAEETDDLDDLFDMEEEEEEKEELLGGAEGDTGKKENVASLFGDIEDLNKEVQPVDQNQRNQLSSAVTQEKTKQDLEDELRQMQKKMQELKEQLKLTQKSLSSPSQKVSPPRKQYEFPVTTIGTKTEVRILHESPCFSSQLNAAYSQPKKKRTARQPNHQVVVEKSISQKPVVASTSSQSQQSNRITPTQSPISTARHQEAAALKVSPVSRDIHDVAVEKFSGLRIKKPRVSSMEMEHKMSGRRLIRLSQLPDKLLREKLDESDWVTFGVVVSKVTPQSSNSGKTFSIWRLCDLRNLDTYVSLFLFGDVHKEHWKTESGSVIGILNPNQMKPKDGSDGVSLSVDHPQKILLMGEAIDFGTCKAKKKNGEPCTQIVNLDLCPFCQYHVNAQYKKLSSKRAELQSSYSGKAPNKYKRNGSSLKERLCQSGFHYGGISSPAFAASLAATVPRKPSQTTLSSLFIKGADSIVKEAQKSVLSSKISQSSDDFKELLKMPTPGALNLHHLSQGKVSAGSAGKPVTGIQSITASQLIKQQKQQMLAARRKKSEDIQKRFLESTLKTGCPETSEHLSPKAADTFPGKHKTMATPLAPKLGGGLEEGEDILLFDSPLPVQELPMSAAKKVALRKVRERGTLLTKEDPNNIKRKRSEAILSNIAKRAEKSLSSPEEEKEGIEPALKKRREQMQYLQSAEFQDILNAKSRHTEVLNEAEREIQEQYFEPLVKKEQMEEKMKNIKEMKCRAVTCKTCKYTYFKPLDKCVNENHDYHWHDAMKRFFRCQCGQRAISLDRLPHKHCSNCGLFKWERDGMLKEKTGPKIGAELLLPRGEEHAKFLNSLK, encoded by the exons ATGGAAG gtgaTGCTGATTTAGACCTGCTCACGTCTTTAATAGAAGAAAATGAAGCAGCAAGTTTTGGCTGTGAGGATGGACTCGAAAAAGCTGAAGAAACAGATGACTTAGATGATTTGTTTgacatggaggaggaagaggaggagaaggaaGAATTGCTTGGAGGTGCAGAAGGGGatactggaaaaaaagaaaatgtggccAGCCTCTTTGGAGACATTGAGGACCTTAATAAAGAAGTGCAACCTGTAGATCAAAATCAGAGAAACCAACTGTCATCTGCAGTAACACAGGAAAAGACTAAGCAAGACTTAGAAG ATGAATTAAGACAAATGCAGaagaaaatgcaggaattaaAAGAACAGCTGAAACTTACTCAGAAATCTCTGAGTAGCCCTTCACAAAAGGTATCTCCACCTAGAAAACAATATG aatttCCTGTAACCACCATAGGCACTAAAACTGAGGTTAGAATACTCCATGAGTCTCCTTGTTTTTCATCTCAGCTTAATGCTGCATACTCCCaaccaaagaagaaaagaacCGCTCGCCAACCTAATCATCAGGTGGTAGTAG AAAAATCTATCTCTCAAAAGCCTGTGGTTGCTAGTACGTCTTCACAGTCACAGCAGAGTAATAGAATAACTCCAACCCAAAGCCCCATATCAACAGCAAGACATCAAGAAGCAGCTGCTTTAAAAGTGTCCCCTGTTTCCAGAGACATTCATGATGTAGCTGTTGAGAAATTCTCAGGGCTCAGAATCAA GAAACCCCGTGTGTCCTCAATGGAAATGGAACACAAGATGTCAGGCCGCAGACTAATAAGACTTTCACAGCTGCCAGACAAACTTTTGCGGGAAAAGTTAGACGAAAGTGACTGGGTTACATTTGGTGTGGTTGTGAGTAAAGTTACACCTCAAAGCTCCAATAGT gGTAAAACATTTAGTATCTGGAGACTCTGTGATCTTCGAAACCTGGACACTTATGTCTCTTTGTTCCTTTTTGGTGATGTCCACAAAGAACACTGGAAAACAGAATCTGGCTCAGTTATTGGAATTTTGAATCCAAACCAAATGAAACCCAAGGATGGTTCTGATGGT gttTCTTTGTCTGTAGACCATCCACAGAAAATCTTGCTAATGGGAGAAGCAATAGACTTTGGAACTTGTaaagctaaaaagaaaaatggagagcCTTGTACACAAATTGTTAACTTG GACCTGTGTCCGTTCTGCCAGTACCACGTCAATGCACAGTACAAAAAGCTGAGTTCAAAACGGGCTGAATTGCAGTCTAGTTATTCTGGAAAAGCACCAAATAAGTACAAAAGGAATGGTAGCAGCCTCAAAGAACGACTGTGCCAAAGTGGCTTTCACTATGGAGGGATTTCGTCTCCTGCATTTGCAGCTTCTCT tgcagcgACGGTTCCCCGGAAGCCAAGTCAGACAACTTTAAGctcattatttattaaaggagcCGATTCCATTGTCAAAGAAGCCCAAAAATCTG TATTATCAAGTAAAATATCTCAGTCTTCTGATGATTTTAAAGAGCTACTAAAGATGCCAACTCCTGGAGCATTGAACCTTCATCATTTATCACAAGGGAAAGTTTCAG CTGGTTCAGCTGGAAAACCAGTAACAGGTATTCAGTCCATAACTGCATCTCAGCTTATAAAGCAACAGAAGCAACAAATGCTTGcggcaagaagaaaaaaatcagaagatATTCAGAAAag gtTTTTAGAGAGCACACTTAAAACTGGTTGCCCTGAAACTTCTGAACACTTGTCTCCTAAAGCAGCTGATACATTTCctggaaaacataaaacaatggcCACTCCACTGGCCCCTAAACTGGGTGGAGGACTTGAAGAGGGGGAGGACATCTTGCTCTTTGATTCTCCGCTCCCTGTCCAAGAGCTTCCTATGTCTGCAGCTAAG AAAGTGGCTTTGAGAAAGGTGAGAGAAAGGGGAACACTACTAACTAAAGAGGATCCTAATAATATAAAACGGAAGAGATCAGAAGCAATTCTTAGTAATATAGCAAAAAGAGCAGAGAAAAGTCTGTCTTCCCCAGAGG AGGAAAAAGAAGGCATTGAACCAGCTCTTAAGAAACGTCGTGAGCAAATGCAGTACTTACAATCGGCAGAGTTTCAGGATATTCTTAATGCAAAATCTAGGCACACTGAAGTTTTGAATGAG gCAGAAAGAGAGATTCAAGAGCAGTATTTTGAACCACTAGTAAAAAAGGAGCAAatggaggaaaaaatgaaaaacattaaggAGATGAAATGTAGAGCAGTGACCTGTAAAACG tgtAAATATACATACTTCAAGCCACTGGATAAATGTGTTAATGAGAATCATGATTACCACTGGCATGATGCAATGAAGCGCTTCTTCAGATGTCAGTGTGGACAAAGAGCAATATCACTGGACAGACTACCCCACAAACACTGCAG caaCTGTGGACTGTTTAAGTGGGAAAGAGATGGAATGTTAAAG gagAAGACTGGACCTAAAATTGGTGCAGAGCTGCTCTTGCCCAGGGGAGAGGAGCATGCTAAATTTCTAAACAGTCTGAAGTAA
- the mcm10 gene encoding protein MCM10 homolog isoform X1: protein MEGDADLDLLTSLIEENEAASFGCEDGLEKAEETDDLDDLFDMEEEEEEKEELLGGAEGDTGKKENVASLFGDIEDLNKEVQPVDQNQRNQLSSAVTQEKTKQDLEDELRQMQKKMQELKEQLKLTQKSLSSPSQKVSPPRKQYEFPVTTIGTKTEVRILHESPCFSSQLNAAYSQPKKKRTARQPNHQVVVEKSISQKPVVASTSSQSQQSNRITPTQSPISTARHQEAAALKVSPVSRDIHDVAVEKFSGLRIKKPRVSSMEMEHKMSGRRLIRLSQLPDKLLREKLDESDWVTFGVVVSKVTPQSSNSGKTFSIWRLCDLRNLDTYVSLFLFGDVHKEHWKTESGSVIGILNPNQMKPKDGSDGVSLSVDHPQKILLMGEAIDFGTCKAKKKNGEPCTQIVNLDLCPFCQYHVNAQYKKLSSKRAELQSSYSGKAPNKYKRNGSSLKERLCQSGFHYGGISSPAFAASLAATVPRKPSQTTLSSLFIKGADSIVKEAQKSAVLSSKISQSSDDFKELLKMPTPGALNLHHLSQGKVSAGSAGKPVTGIQSITASQLIKQQKQQMLAARRKKSEDIQKRFLESTLKTGCPETSEHLSPKAADTFPGKHKTMATPLAPKLGGGLEEGEDILLFDSPLPVQELPMSAAKKVALRKVRERGTLLTKEDPNNIKRKRSEAILSNIAKRAEKSLSSPEEEKEGIEPALKKRREQMQYLQSAEFQDILNAKSRHTEVLNEAEREIQEQYFEPLVKKEQMEEKMKNIKEMKCRAVTCKTCKYTYFKPLDKCVNENHDYHWHDAMKRFFRCQCGQRAISLDRLPHKHCSNCGLFKWERDGMLKEKTGPKIGAELLLPRGEEHAKFLNSLK from the exons ATGGAAG gtgaTGCTGATTTAGACCTGCTCACGTCTTTAATAGAAGAAAATGAAGCAGCAAGTTTTGGCTGTGAGGATGGACTCGAAAAAGCTGAAGAAACAGATGACTTAGATGATTTGTTTgacatggaggaggaagaggaggagaaggaaGAATTGCTTGGAGGTGCAGAAGGGGatactggaaaaaaagaaaatgtggccAGCCTCTTTGGAGACATTGAGGACCTTAATAAAGAAGTGCAACCTGTAGATCAAAATCAGAGAAACCAACTGTCATCTGCAGTAACACAGGAAAAGACTAAGCAAGACTTAGAAG ATGAATTAAGACAAATGCAGaagaaaatgcaggaattaaAAGAACAGCTGAAACTTACTCAGAAATCTCTGAGTAGCCCTTCACAAAAGGTATCTCCACCTAGAAAACAATATG aatttCCTGTAACCACCATAGGCACTAAAACTGAGGTTAGAATACTCCATGAGTCTCCTTGTTTTTCATCTCAGCTTAATGCTGCATACTCCCaaccaaagaagaaaagaacCGCTCGCCAACCTAATCATCAGGTGGTAGTAG AAAAATCTATCTCTCAAAAGCCTGTGGTTGCTAGTACGTCTTCACAGTCACAGCAGAGTAATAGAATAACTCCAACCCAAAGCCCCATATCAACAGCAAGACATCAAGAAGCAGCTGCTTTAAAAGTGTCCCCTGTTTCCAGAGACATTCATGATGTAGCTGTTGAGAAATTCTCAGGGCTCAGAATCAA GAAACCCCGTGTGTCCTCAATGGAAATGGAACACAAGATGTCAGGCCGCAGACTAATAAGACTTTCACAGCTGCCAGACAAACTTTTGCGGGAAAAGTTAGACGAAAGTGACTGGGTTACATTTGGTGTGGTTGTGAGTAAAGTTACACCTCAAAGCTCCAATAGT gGTAAAACATTTAGTATCTGGAGACTCTGTGATCTTCGAAACCTGGACACTTATGTCTCTTTGTTCCTTTTTGGTGATGTCCACAAAGAACACTGGAAAACAGAATCTGGCTCAGTTATTGGAATTTTGAATCCAAACCAAATGAAACCCAAGGATGGTTCTGATGGT gttTCTTTGTCTGTAGACCATCCACAGAAAATCTTGCTAATGGGAGAAGCAATAGACTTTGGAACTTGTaaagctaaaaagaaaaatggagagcCTTGTACACAAATTGTTAACTTG GACCTGTGTCCGTTCTGCCAGTACCACGTCAATGCACAGTACAAAAAGCTGAGTTCAAAACGGGCTGAATTGCAGTCTAGTTATTCTGGAAAAGCACCAAATAAGTACAAAAGGAATGGTAGCAGCCTCAAAGAACGACTGTGCCAAAGTGGCTTTCACTATGGAGGGATTTCGTCTCCTGCATTTGCAGCTTCTCT tgcagcgACGGTTCCCCGGAAGCCAAGTCAGACAACTTTAAGctcattatttattaaaggagcCGATTCCATTGTCAAAGAAGCCCAAAAATCTG CAGTATTATCAAGTAAAATATCTCAGTCTTCTGATGATTTTAAAGAGCTACTAAAGATGCCAACTCCTGGAGCATTGAACCTTCATCATTTATCACAAGGGAAAGTTTCAG CTGGTTCAGCTGGAAAACCAGTAACAGGTATTCAGTCCATAACTGCATCTCAGCTTATAAAGCAACAGAAGCAACAAATGCTTGcggcaagaagaaaaaaatcagaagatATTCAGAAAag gtTTTTAGAGAGCACACTTAAAACTGGTTGCCCTGAAACTTCTGAACACTTGTCTCCTAAAGCAGCTGATACATTTCctggaaaacataaaacaatggcCACTCCACTGGCCCCTAAACTGGGTGGAGGACTTGAAGAGGGGGAGGACATCTTGCTCTTTGATTCTCCGCTCCCTGTCCAAGAGCTTCCTATGTCTGCAGCTAAG AAAGTGGCTTTGAGAAAGGTGAGAGAAAGGGGAACACTACTAACTAAAGAGGATCCTAATAATATAAAACGGAAGAGATCAGAAGCAATTCTTAGTAATATAGCAAAAAGAGCAGAGAAAAGTCTGTCTTCCCCAGAGG AGGAAAAAGAAGGCATTGAACCAGCTCTTAAGAAACGTCGTGAGCAAATGCAGTACTTACAATCGGCAGAGTTTCAGGATATTCTTAATGCAAAATCTAGGCACACTGAAGTTTTGAATGAG gCAGAAAGAGAGATTCAAGAGCAGTATTTTGAACCACTAGTAAAAAAGGAGCAAatggaggaaaaaatgaaaaacattaaggAGATGAAATGTAGAGCAGTGACCTGTAAAACG tgtAAATATACATACTTCAAGCCACTGGATAAATGTGTTAATGAGAATCATGATTACCACTGGCATGATGCAATGAAGCGCTTCTTCAGATGTCAGTGTGGACAAAGAGCAATATCACTGGACAGACTACCCCACAAACACTGCAG caaCTGTGGACTGTTTAAGTGGGAAAGAGATGGAATGTTAAAG gagAAGACTGGACCTAAAATTGGTGCAGAGCTGCTCTTGCCCAGGGGAGAGGAGCATGCTAAATTTCTAAACAGTCTGAAGTAA